In the genome of Calothrix sp. PCC 6303, the window GTTCTCCGGTGAATGGAGTTTACAAGTTAGTAGAGATTGACGGCATCCCGGTGATGAAGGAATCTCCTGAAAAACTGACTTATCCAGGACAGAAACAGGTTTTTCGGAGGTTCAATAACGGTAAAGTTGTAAGTGACAGGTTGGGATTGGTGAGTGAAAGCTGTGAAAATCAATCAGGTTTATTGCAGTTGATGGTTAAGGAGGGTGAATTTTTACAAGTTCCCGAACAATTGAGTGAAATCCGTCAACGTACCGCTGCATCTGTGGCTAGTTTACCGGAGAAAGTAAGGAGAATTAATAATCCTGAAGCTTTAACAGTTGAAATTTCCCAACAACTAGATAAATTAACAAAGTCTACCCAAAGCAAGAGATTAGCTGTTACCAATCATAGCGTTTCTCAATGCTAACTGTTTACTGATAACTATTTACTGCTAACTGTTCCCTGATACCTGAATTTATGCGAATTGCTTTATTTGGAACCAGTGCCGATCCACCAACAGCAGGACATCAAATCATATTAGAATGGTTGTCATGCCATTTTGATTTGGTGGCAGCCTGGGCTGCTGAAAACCCTTTCAAATCCCATCAAGCAGCTTTGTCACATCGAGTCGCAATGCTGGAATTGGTGATTGAAGATATTAGCTTTCCGCGTCATAATATTTACCTGGAACAGGATTTAAGTAGTCTACGAAGCTTAGAAACCCTGGATAGGGCAAAACAACGCTGGGGAAACCAGGTTAGTTACACCTTGGTAGTCGGTTCTGACTTGTTGCAGCAGTTGCCAAGGTGGTATCGTAGTCAAGACTTATTACAACAAGTAGAACTTTTGGTGGTACCGCGTCCTGGATATATTATTGATGAGGCTAGTTTATCAGGAGTAAAACACCTGGGAGCTAAAATAGCGATCGCTAGTTTGATCGGTTTAGATGTTTCATCTACAGCTTACCGCGAACATGGTGATCTCCAAGCTCTAATTCCTTCCGTAGCTAATTATATTCAACAACAGCATTTATACAAATGCCAAGACGAAAGCAGCAAAGAAAGAATTCACACTTGTTAAAAATTTTTCTAATTTTTCTGACTTATCCTCACTGCTGAACCGAGACACAGCTGTGAACTACCACACACTGACACAAAACGCGCTACCGTCGTTAATTGCTGGGAAATTAAACTCCCAAACTTTGTTAATATCACGCGAATCCGAGATGTCAAATCAACAAACATTAGCAGATTTCAAAGTTGGCGTTGATAATGTCATTTTCTCGGTTGACACAGCCCAAAACCGCTTAATGGTACTTTTAATTATGCGGCAGCAAGAACCCTTTTTAAATTTCTGGAGTTTACCAGGCACTTTGGTTCGTCAAGGTGAATCTTTGGAAGATGCTGCATATAGAATTATGGCGGAAAAAATTAAGGTCAAAAATCTCTACCTAGAACAGCTCTACACCTTCGGAGGACCCAATCGTGACCCCAGGGAAGCAACTGATAGTTACGGAGTCAGATATTTATCAGTAAGTTACTTTGCTTTGGTGAGGTTT includes:
- a CDS encoding nicotinate-nucleotide adenylyltransferase — encoded protein: MRIALFGTSADPPTAGHQIILEWLSCHFDLVAAWAAENPFKSHQAALSHRVAMLELVIEDISFPRHNIYLEQDLSSLRSLETLDRAKQRWGNQVSYTLVVGSDLLQQLPRWYRSQDLLQQVELLVVPRPGYIIDEASLSGVKHLGAKIAIASLIGLDVSSTAYREHGDLQALIPSVANYIQQQHLYKCQDESSKERIHTC